A stretch of DNA from Globicephala melas chromosome 4, mGloMel1.2, whole genome shotgun sequence:
gctgttaatTGTAGTTACCATTGCTTTTACAAAATTTctttgattgttttttaatctgtgtactggcttatttaaatgattttcagtCCTTTTATGTATTTGCCTTCCCTActgtgattttccctttcctatagagtctttcttcttttctatttagagaagacccttcagtatttcttttagggtaggtttagtattgctgaattcttttatttattcatttatttatttgtggtacgcgggcctctcactgttgtggcctctcccgttgcggagcacaggctccggacgcgcaggctcagcggccatggctcacgagcccagccgctccgtggcatgtgggatcctccgggacgggggcacaaacccgtgtcccctgcatcggcaggtggactctcaaccactgcgccaccagggaagccctcaaatttatttttatttatttatttttaaattaaaaaaaattttttttggctgtgctggatctttgttgctgcatgaggactttctctagttgcagcgactgggggctactctttgttgtggtgctttcatttttttcatttgtctttccgTCTGCTATTTTGATTGGGTagtttccattattctgtcttccagattacTTATTTGTCCCTTCTGCATCATTTACTatgctattcattgcttctagattgGCTTTCATACTGGCAATTGaattgtctaattttgattggttcATCTTTATAAAGCTTCTGGTTCCTTGTTATAgtgatctttatttttatctgcttttatttatttatttaaaattatgtgtttatttatttttggctgtgttgggtcttcgttgctgctcacgggctttctctagttgtggcaagcaggggctactcttcatcacggtgcgtgggcttctcattacggtggcttctcttgttgtggagcatgggctgtaggcatacagacttcagtagttgtggcacgtgggctcagtagttgtggctcatgggctctagagtgcaggcttaggaGTTGTGGGTGAGCCACAAGTTGTGTGTGAgcaacgggcttagttgctccacggcatgtgggatcttcccggaccagggattgaacccgtgtaccctgcattggcaggtggattcttaaccactgtgccaccagggaagtccctgcttttactatttccattttgaaCTCAGGGTCTGTAGACTGGTGAggtctattttattatttgttctttcaggggatttctcttgtttttttaaattgggagtagttcctctgttttttcagtttactaaactttctctgtctctgtgaatttaggaaaaacagttatctactgtggtcttaaAGGGatgtttttatgtgggagtgtccctgtGTAGACTGTGTCCAGTATTCTTGGTGTGAGGGCTGGTTTTGGATGCCAGACATGTCCTTCTTAAGAGTACTCATCTTTATTTCCTTGATAGGGGGTGTGACTGGTGTCTAGAGTCTGTGCTGGATGTGAGGCAGGGCTTCCTCTTGGCTCTGTAGCTGTCACTGCCCAgtcaggggtggggtctgctccccagttgttggagtagaagcctgAGGGTCAGGTTCAATTAGTCTCTGTTGCCCTGCCCCAAAGGAGGTGATTACTGAAGCAAGTGAGGCTCCTGTGGTCACAGCAAACCTGTGCACCACCTGTGTGGTTCTGTCTGGAAGCATCCCAGGGTCCTATCactttctgtgttttttgttccagATCTAGTACAAGGCTGTGGCATGGAGTAGGGTGGAGGTTGGGGCATTGTGTCTGCAGGAATTGAGGTGGCTGTGCTACAACCTGAGATCTGGGCTGCCTCTGTGACAGATTTCTCCAGGACCTGTCTTCCCCAGATCTAGTGCTCAGCTCCACAgagagggcagagccagggtgCTCTCTCTGGGACACCAAGCCTGGCCTATCTGGGTACTCTTGCCCTGGGCCTGTCTGCCTGAGATTCAGCGCTTAGCTGCTTCGCATTCTTGTGGCCAGTGCCCAATGCGCCCACTGACAGTGTCTGCCTGACTAGACACTGCTCCCATGTGTGCACTGATAATAGTCTCTGTGGCTCTGCCCAGATCACATCCCAGGCACCCTGGTCTGTCTCTGCCTAAATAGACTGCATCTTTGCCCTGATCTCATGCCAGGCTACGGTGTGGAGTGAGCTAGGTCGGGGCATTAGCCCTTTCAGATTGGGAAGTACAGCAAGGCAGCAGCTGCCAGTACAAGGCTCTCTCAGACCTAATTGTTAGCAAGCCAGCATGCGTGCACTCCTCCCAAGTAGAGTCTAGGCTTCTCTAGCTCTTCTGTCTGTCTCAGCAGATTTCCCACCAGGCAAGGGGGCTTTTCTCCTCGTgtaggaccccaggactgggatgGAAGTGCCCAGATGGTGGGTTGATCACTCCCTCCCTAGAGTGAGGGTCTGCCCATGTGAACCTTCTCTTCCTTACAGATccttcccaggggcacaggtcctgacctgatgccccttttttttctgttctaccTGGTTACATGGAGATCTTTCGTGCAGCATTGGTTGTGTAGGAGTTCTTCTGCCAGTTGCCAGTTagttttctgtgagaattgttccacatgtagatgtatttttgatgtgttttttggggggaggtgagctctaCTTCcccctactctgccatcttgattcccCTGCTGTAGCTCAATAATATTATGTTCACATTACTGTAAAAAGGTCAACTATTATTTAGGTTAGATTTTCttcatcattaaaaagaaatcacttgGGTTCTTTATTTCCATTCCTAGAGGTCATCAATCCTGTGTGTTTCCTATTTATCCATCAGAATTTCATCAGAATTTTTCTCTGCATGAAGAAATGTGcctgataatttttatttacacaAATGTGGTTATACAGTATATACTCTTCTGAAACTTGCGTCTTCTACTTACTagtgtattttggagatttttCCGTATCAGTAAGTGCAGAAGATCTGcgattatttttttcatggctgTACATGTTTAAGATATTTCTTTCATGTAgaggttttatgttttatttagttaGATTTAtcaggttgtttctttttttcatagaGTGCTTTCAGGGTCAgctctttattgatttttttctgtttcgtAGTAAGTAGTCGGTGAGATTGGAACGCAGCTTTTTGTAATGGCTTCAGTCTTGCTGCCTTACCTCAGCTGCTTCAGGTTTCTTTCCCCACACTGCTCACCACCATTAAGACCTGATATTCCTGCAGAGAGTCAAAGAAGGTATTGGATAAAATCTCAATTATTTACCCTAATTATGGAGAAGGTTATTCTGCCTTTATAAACATTGAGTTAATcatattttggggtttttaaactttattttgataaaacatGAGGCTGgcagaaaaattgcaagaaaaatacaaagaggcaTCCTTCACCCAAATTCCCTATGTATTTTACCACGTTTGCTTTATCCGTCTTTGCCTCCTCTCCACATAACTACATTTTTCCTCAGCTATTTGAGAGTAAGTTATATATGTGATATCCCTTTACCCATAACTACTTTAGTGTATATTGCCCAAAAAATCCACGGATATTTCCTTATATAACCACTGTACAgttttcaaaatcaggaaattaacattgatactaTAATCTACAGATCTTACTGAAATTTCATTAGTTATTCCAACATGTCCTTTTATAGCCAAAAAAACCCCTGGCTGGTGTGTTTTCAGTGTTGTCTCTTGAGTCTCCTTGAATCTGATTACTCAgtctttctttgtgtttcatgACATCGACACTTTTGAAGAGGATGGGCCAATTTGGGTTTGTGATGTTTCTTATGATAATCATGATGATTGGCAGGAATATCATAGAAGTGATGCTGTATTCTTCACAGTGCATCATGTGAAGAGGCATGCAATGTTGATTTGTTCTGTTACTGAACTTGTTAGCATTAGTAATTTGGTTAGCCTggtgtcaggtttctccactgtagagtaaatttttctttacattgaGATCatgtaaatatcttttaaacCCTCCAACTTGGACTCGTTGGTTTTAGCATCTATTGATGATGATTTTTGCCTCAATCAGTGATTATTACTGTGATGTTTgctaaatggtgattttctaatttcattgttcatTCTACATTATTTGTTAGCTTTCTTCCGTAAGAAAgggcttttccttttctccatgtcttcctttcctttcctttcccttttctttcttgagTCATGCATTCCAATTTTATTCAATGAGTTAAAATCCTTTAATATCATCATTCTAGATTTGGCCAGTGTGTTTTCCTTCAAGCTGGCCTATATGTCCTCATCATTCTTTGATGAGGAACGGCAAGATATTCTGGATTCATCCTGTACTTTTCCTGCCCCAATCCTGGAATCAGCCGTTTTACAGAGGAACCCTGATTCCTTTGAATGGAGAATGGTATATTTAGAAACTAAGATCTGGGTGGTGGTACATGTTTTCATTGCTACAAAACATTTGTAAAgtaatgttactttatttttaggTATATTTGGCAACTCTTCTTTTAAGGAAAGTTATGCTTTAGAGACTCTTCTAGGTGGATTGGCTGTTTATAAGTAGCACATTGTTTATTTGATGAAAAAGCTTTTGCTATAATGGTGCTGTTCTAATAAGACTTTTAAACTTCAATAATAGATTATCCCCTCtccctgctttaaaaaatatatttcagaggtGAACTTCAGCCCAGTAAATCATATGTACTATACTTTCTGAATTAGTAGAATCTAAAATAGTAACAGTTTTAAACTGAAagtgattataatttttttaacctcaaaTACAGTtttctcagtgctttgtgacactTTGTGACATACTACTAACGAAAATTTatcaagaaaagttttaaaagaattattctcAATTTAAGATATAAGCTGAAGCTTCGGAACTATGTAAGGACACTTTTGGCTCTGGGAAAGTTGTAAACTAGAAAATAAAGCTCTTTGAAGTTGGCTTTTTTGAATGGGGTGTATCTAATTGatacttttgattttctttctcgTCTGTTGGCATGAACTTGAATAATTGGATGTTAACTCTGTGGACTTGGTagccatttattttcttatctttgtgAGCTAACATTAGATTTCAGTTAGGAACCTCAGCCCTGACCTTGGGCAGACTCTTTAATGTAGTCAGTCAACAGCCAGGTTTACTGAGTTCCTAAGGGTCAGAGAGCTTTGTATTAGGCCCTGATCGGTGTGGTCTCTTCACTCTTCTAAGTTTGTCTGTCTTCAAGATGGGATTTGTCATTCTTACCCATCTTTTATTTCTCAAGGATTTTGTAGAAATTCATGTAGTGTGAGGATTCAGTGTGGCTTTGAGTTAAGTAGGCCATAAAAGTGCTGAGTGTGAGCTGCATATATAGATTATGAAGTAGTTTATCTAAATATGTGGCTTTCACATCTCTCTTAGGTTCCACAGCTACCTGGGGAATTATCTTTATAATCTAATACCCCTCCCCTTTTTAGGTTTCTTATAAGGAACAAGTATTTATATACAGTATTTCATAGCTGTTATGATGCTTAagataatacatatatatcactACCTAAAAATGGCTCTCAGGATTtagaattatgaaaaaatttagCTCACCTGTCATTACAATCCCCAatgtatgaatatttatttttgaaaaaatatatattgctcAGCCAATATATTATGTACAATGTCAAACAtaatagaaatgttaaaagaaggaGATAAAAAATAGAAGTTCTAATGGTATCTTCTTGTGTCTTGATGGATCTTTGGAGATTAGTATCAGGATAGGTTGGTATTCCATTCCCTATAATAGCAACAGCTGCCAAGTAGGTCAAAATACCTGCACCTGAGTGTTAGGGACACACTAATTAATTAAGGCCAAAACAtaggttttaatatttaaaaagcagcTGTTAATCACTTCTTAATAGCTCATTGAGTTTTAAAATGATGAGTCAAATTGGGTCTCCAAAAGGAATCTATGCAAGTGTATCCTACTCCAAACAAAAGTAATATATGGAAATTTGAGCTGAATagattttcatttaaatgaaactaaactttaaaaaaattacaaaaagtgaTATTACAGACACCTTTGTATATGCATACCCAGCCAGAAAGatttttaggaaatatttgaCAGAATGGTTCTTTGACAGAAAGATTCATCATAGGTTTTCTGTAGCATAGTcattgtgtgttttctttctttggaattCTGTCATGTGGTGATTGTTGAAATTATATCTTTCTATTCTCTTCTCAGGTAGTAGATTCCATGGATGCATTAGATAAAGTTGTCCAGGAAAGGGAAGATGCCCTCAGACTTCTTCAGACTGGTCAAGAAAAAGCTAGACCTGGTGCTTGGAGAAGAGACATCTTTGGAAGAATCATCTGGTACATAGTGGCTCTTCTAAGATGAGAGTGAAGTCCCATGCCTCATTCCCCATccagcatcttttaaaaatatgagatatATTAGCTGTATCTAATATACAAAGAGGCCCCCAAACCCCTTTTGAACTTCAGGATATGAATGAAGGTAGCTGTATCTGATAGCCAGGCATCCCATTCCCATGATTCAGTTATTTATGGGTTCTTTATAATAGTGGTTCTTAATCTTACGTGAATCAAATGACCTTTTAAGAATTTGATGAAAGTTATAGATCCTTTCCCCAGGAAAAAGTTACATATGCACATGTAATTTTAGAGGGTTATAAATTCCATGAAGCTAATTTTAGGACACACCTATCCTCTTTGCCCATTAAGAACCTggaactattaaaaaaagaagttctcCAGGAATAAGGCCACATGAACCGGTCTCAGTTTGCTCCCATTGCCATTAGGATAGGCCCTAGTccaaattttgaataaaataaacagtttattttcattaaatcttTCCACCTTTGTGGCATCTTGTCCCCTATGTCCAGTTCCAAAGTCCTGTCAGTCGTTGGGAAAGGATGTGATAGTAAACATTCACACTGAGGTGTAAGTAATTGAGAAGACCCAGTGTATTCTCTCTTCCAGGGGTTTATTTGCATTTGGGTTGAACTACCAAAAGGAAGCATGTTCAGTAAAATTTTTGTCATCAGTCAGCAAGATGAGGAAGGCATTTTGGGTGGTTGGAGACCTTCCCTGTACTCTTGAAATTACACTACAAAACAGCACTTACGCATTTGGTAGATTGTTTTAATGGAGTTTGCGGTAATGGGGCTGCTTGGAGCCAGATTTAGGGGAGTGGCTGTGTTGTCTGTAACCGTGTAATCCAGTACAGAAAAGAGAGTAATTGCCAAAACACCTGCCTAAGAACTTtgatctattttcttttcttttctttctttttttttttggatctattttattttctactaaaCTTTATTGGGATTAATCCAATTGAGGCCAGTTAGGAAAGGCTGAGGATACGGGAGAGAATGTGTGTCAATTTTAGAATCTGTAAGAGTGCTATTCTCATTaaggtttaaaaatttttgctttttaactttcCTGGAGTTAAACAAAGTAGGGAACAAAGCAGTTATATCAGGACTTGCCtgatggttcagtggttaagatgtggcgcttccaatgcagggggctcctGTTCAaatcctggtctgggaactaagatcccacatgttgcgtggccaggaaaaaaaaaaaagcagttacaTCATCTTTCCAATGTAGCttattaaatgaaacattataaTTCCAATGCCTTTTCCCTAATTTTCTGTtgcatgttaaaatatttaaattggcCTTTTAAATGCAGAGATTCTTCAAAACATTACATCTAAATTTTTTCTGACAAAAAATCATGTGGCAGTAATGTCAGAGAATACTTTTTGGATGTGTCTTTCCCTTGgttgttgaaaaatagtggtagACTATCATCCTGCCGAACTGAGGGGATTCCTGATAAACTGAGGGAATTCAGTACCTTTATCTATTCTGCTTAAAGCAGCGTGGTTCATTGCTCCAGTGGCACTGCCTGTCAAATTATATGCTAAATGCCAAAATTACAAAGAGATTGGAACTTAGGCTTCTGATATTACAGATTAATTCTGGATTTTTAGAGAAGATTGGTTATATGCCCTGAAATTAATCCTTCTgttacttttttaattgaaatattttcaaataaatgtttacagTGAAATcacaatttccttttttcctactCAGCATTATGATTTTTTAggttttgttatgttgaggtagatatagatagatatctatATCAGTTGCTGCaatttacttacattttaaaaacaaaacatatacatgtaaatatcAGTGTTTcaaattatatgtgtgtatacatatgtatgtgtacatatataaaattagtacacacatatatatgtagtaAAAGTACAAAATATATCTGGTAATGATACACTTCAGTTTATGGCTAGAAGCTATTGTGAAAGTAGAGAACTTAGCTGTGtctttaaacttttatatatatatatatatatatattttaaaagagtgatCTGAAGCAAACATTGCAAAATATTAACATCTGCAATTTTGCAGTGGCTTCATAAGTGTCTTATatttaaactataaaaatttttaaatctttaaaaagccaATTACATCTCATTTTATTGAAAACATATTTAGTTCAAAGAAGGCTAAAACTCtgtaaaaaagtgaaaatgtattaaatgttTTCTGTAGGGTGatacctttttgttttcttggcagGCACAAGTTCAAGCAGTGGCCTATACCTTGGTACCTAAATAAAAGATACAATAGAAAACGATTCTTTGCAATGCCCTATGTGGAACGTTTTGTCAGGTGAGCACAAGTACCGTTAGTACTAAAGTGTATCGTTACATCAGATGACGTGTGTTAagcttttatataaataatacatgttcattgtccaaaaactagaaaaatcaggtaaaaaaagaaattagtctTATGTAATTTCACCATCCAGAAATagctactgttaacattttaatgtatatCCTTTGAAAAGTTTTGTCTTTCTGTTCATCGATCTGTTCTGTGGAAGTAGATGATTAAATCTTTTTGGATTGTTAAAAGGAAGGTCCAAATACTTTGCTGCATAGAATGTGAGCTCATGTTATTGCAGGGCGTGGTGAAATGAAATAAGCAATTGAAGAAATTAACTGCACTGGCTTTTCCTCCTCGCTGTCTCCAAACCTAATGTGCAATTTGATGCTTTTGTCCCTTAGCCTTAATAGGTGAAGC
This window harbors:
- the MRPL47 gene encoding large ribosomal subunit protein uL29m isoform X3, producing MLLTLEQEAKRQSLPMPSPERLEKVVDSMDALDKVVQEREDALRLLQTGQEKARPGAWRRDIFGRIIWHKFKQWPIPWYLNKRYNRKRFFAMPYVERFVRLRTEKQARIKARKRSLASKKEKFLQEKFPHLSEAQKSSLV